One Phalacrocorax aristotelis chromosome Z, bGulAri2.1, whole genome shotgun sequence DNA window includes the following coding sequences:
- the IDNK gene encoding LOW QUALITY PROTEIN: putative gluconokinase (The sequence of the model RefSeq protein was modified relative to this genomic sequence to represent the inferred CDS: inserted 2 bases in 1 codon) — protein MVLLVVMGVSGSGKTTVGSRLAAKLGWKFYDADDYHSPENKKKMAEGMPLNDEDRIPWLCALHDILRREDLSGQDAILACSALKKMYRHVLVSGASAIQSNQPERPGENAALKILFVHLDGPIDIIAGRLEKRREHFMPPGLLKSQFDILEPPSSPEHFITVNLEKSLPEILLEIEXIFQGEAFLE, from the exons atggtgctgctggtggtgatGGGCGTGAGCGGCTCGGGGAA GACCACGGTTGGGTCGCGGCTGGCCGCGAAG CTGGGATGGAAGTTCTACGATGCAGATGATTATCACTCTccagagaataaaaagaagatGGCAGAAGGGATGCCACTAAACGATGAG gaCAGGATTCCTTGGCTTTGTGCATTGCATGATATACTAAGGAG AGAAGACTTATCTGGGCAAGACGCAATTCTGGCCTGTTCTGCACTGAAGAAGATGTATAGGCATGTATTAGTTAGTGGAGCATCTGCAATTCAAAGCAACCAGCCAGAGCGACCGGGAGAAAATGCAGCACTGAAGATTCTCTTTGTTCATTTGGATGGGCCTATAGACATCATTGCTGGCcgcctggagaaaaggagagaacatTTTATGCCACCTGGACTTCTCAAGTCTCAGTTTGATATTCTGGAGCCTCCTAGTTCACCAGAACACTTCATTACTGTCAATCTAGAAAAATCTCTCCCTGAAATACTGCTGGAGATTGA CATTTTTCAGGGTGAGGCTTTTCTGGAGTAA